In Octopus bimaculoides isolate UCB-OBI-ISO-001 chromosome 27, ASM119413v2, whole genome shotgun sequence, one DNA window encodes the following:
- the LOC106876815 gene encoding retinoid isomerohydrolase: MCVPATLFASLLLSVCGLPVSSLTAASSALADTFSTLYTTNLKEFNDFPIYFDRKIPEWLKGNLIRNGFGQFESGKRHFLHLFDSFAKLSSWKITGNNTALFSTKFVKSSTYNKSIATDDIAPYLTFIGVEPPFSRWKQFKSIINGLDNMNVNVYSYYKTAKANGQDDKGCFALTDYWKMYEFNCTTLQTISACEAPVPQKSSIGFLNLISTAHPLPEFGTNNSLLFLSTLSLIPWVKSSVKFIRIHTAQKREVIANVPVDKIPYMHSFSTTEHYGILFCHPMYLNIPKFLKEMHPFDGMDWYGDKPIDVNIINLKTGEVINMKTENSFIMHHANAYEDENGNIIVDAVGYDDPLFVKSMFVENMVNPAKRKNIPFSAQIRRYIFNIENKTSKVHSFSRPSNETFLTRFDFPTINENYRSKPYCFLYGVALRVIHDNITSIALIKKDVCEKGRDKYYYKTGVYVSEAIFVPTPNAKEEDDGVLVLPGADAATNKHYLYVIDAKTMTLISQAELPTTVPYTLHGHFISEKL; this comes from the exons ATGTGTGTTCCAGCGACCCTCTTTGCCTCTCTACTGTTATCAGTCTGTGGGCTACCAGTGTCATCTCTCACCGCCGCTTCCAGTGCACTCGCAGACACTTTCAGCACTTTATATACGACAAATCTCAAAGAATTCAATGACTTTCCCATTTATTTCGATCGGAAAATTCCGGAATGGTTAAAAGGAAATTTG ATACGAAATGGTTTTGGTCAGTTTGAAAGTGGCAAAAGGCATTTTCTGCACTTGTTcgattcttttgccaaactgtcgAGCTGGAAGATAACCGGAAATAACACAGCTCTTTTTTCAACGAAGTTTGTAAAGAGTTCGACTTACAATAAAAGCATCGCCACAGACGATATTGCTCCGTATCTCACGTTTATTGGCGTTGAACCACCTTTCAGTCGATGGAAACAATTTAAGTCCATCATAAACGGTTTGGATAACATGAACGTCAACGTCTATTCTTATTACAAAACGGCCAAAGCAAACGGCCAAGACGACAAGGGTTGTTTTGCACTCACAGATTACTGGAAAATGTATGAATTCAATTGTACTACTTTACAGACTATTTCTGCATGTGAGGCGCCAGTTCCCCAGAAGTCATCCATTGGCTTCTTAAACCTCATATCCACGGCCCACCCTCTGCCCGAATTTGGTACAAATAACTCTTTGTTATTCCTGTCAACGTTGAGCTTGATTCCTTGGGTGAAAAGTTCAGTGAAGTTTATTCGAATTCATACGGCACAGAAGCGAGAAGTCATTGCAAATGTACCCGTTGACAAAATACCCTACATGCATTCTTTTTCTACGACTGAGCATTATGGGATATTGTTCTGTCATCCGATGTATTTGAACATTCcaaaatttctgaaagaaatgcACCCGTTCGATGGAATGGATTGGTATGGAGATAAACCGATTGACGTTAACATAATCAACTTGAAGACTGGCGAggttataaatatgaaaacagaaaacagcTTTATCATGCACCACGCAAATGCCTACGAGGatgaaaatggaaatattattGTAGATGCAGTTGGTTACGATGACCCGTTATTTGTAAAATCTATGTTTGTAGAGAATATGGTGAATCcagccaaaagaaaaaatattccgTTTTCAGCTCAGATCAGACGATATATTTTCAACattgaaaacaagacaagcaaagTTCATTCATTTTCCAGACCTTCAAACGAAACATTTCTTACTCGGTTTGATTTTCCGACGATTAACGAAAATTACCGAAGTAAACCTTACTGTTTTCTATATGGCGTGGCCTTAAGAGTAATACACGATAATATCACAAGTATAGCTTTAATCAAGAAGGATGTCtgtgagaaaggaagagacaaATACTATTACAAGACCGGTGTGTACGTGAGCGAAGCTATTTTCGTTCCGACACCAAATGCGAAAGAAGAGGACGATGGTGTCTTGGTACTTCCGGGGGCAGACGCAGCAACAAATAAACATTATCTTTATGTAATAGATGCTAAAACCATGACCTTGATAAGTCAAGCGGAACTTCCTACGACAGTCCCTTACACATTACATGGCCATTTTATTTCCGAAAAACTGTAA